The proteins below are encoded in one region of Canis lupus dingo isolate Sandy chromosome 30, ASM325472v2, whole genome shotgun sequence:
- the LOC125754019 gene encoding uncharacterized protein LOC125754019 → MAPVACRVCRCGDQGPGRGGDFLPVSFELVAEMGLQARLPTPVWGTGTPPEPRGVERGRRGCGVAGRLPGCLSSWVLSACFLPTLHPAKPSLPFSVPQEGDLSGLLGLLAAAWAWPMEGVGCQHRLSSQSLVILSGPPDATHLCQQPLHSSVPLNRVWGIPFPAGQHLVSPGRFRRTLSNTYSLWRTRACSSPLPTGTRRAAGVQVSHGHPGTSWPYPSCPVAPLTAPSHQALRYVLAHFTSGESAVATNLGAAGSGAERLSLCRVGSSRRGTRQGMTRTHRRK, encoded by the exons ATGGCTCCTGTAGCCTGTAGGGTTTGCAGATGCGGAGACcagggcccggggcggggaggtGACTTCCTGCCGGTGTCCTTTGAGCTTGTGGCAGAGATGGGGCTGCAAGCCCGGCTTCCGACGCCTGTGTGGGGCACGGGCACCCCCCCCGAACCCCGCGGAGTGGAGAGGGGCAGGCGGGGGTGTGGAGTTGCTGGGAGGTTGCCGGGCTGCCTGAGTAGCTGGGTGCTCTCTGCTTGCTTCCTacccaccctgcaccctgcaaaaccctctctgcccttctctgtgccCCAGGAGGGGGACCTCTCGGGGCTGCTGGGGCTTCTGGCTGCAGCCTGGGCTTGGCCGATGGAAG GTGTGGGATGCCAGCATCGCCTGTCATCGCAGAGCCTCGTGATCCTTTCCGGTCCCCCAGATGCCACCCACCTCTGTCAGCAGCCCCTCCATTCCTCTGTCCCGTTGAACCGTGTGTGGGGAATTCCGTTTCCTGCAGGACAGCACCTGGTGTCCCCTGGAAGGTTCCGGAGGACTCTGAGCAACACCTATTCTTTGTGGAGGACCCGCGCTTGCTCGAGTCCTCTGCCGACAGGCACACGTCGGGCGGCAGGGGTCCAGGTCTCCCATGGGCACCCGGGAACCTCCTGGCCTTACCCCAGCTGTCCTGTCGCACCTCTGACCGCCCCTTCCCACCAAGCCCTGCGATACGTGCTTGCACACTTCACCTCGGGGGAGTCCGCGGTGGCCACGAACCTGGGAGCAGCTGGCTCCGGGGCTGAGCGCCTTTCTCTGTGCCGTGTGGGAAGTTCACGTCGCGGAACCCGCCAGGGCATGACACGCACGCACAGGCGCAAATGA